The Oscillospiraceae bacterium genome has a segment encoding these proteins:
- the rpsG gene encoding 30S ribosomal protein S7, producing MPRRGQIAKRDVLPDPLYNSKLVTRLINNVMYDGKKGVAQKIVYDAFDIIKEKTGNDPLETFEAAMENVMPVLEVKARRVGGATYQVPLEVRPERRQTLGLRWITLYARQRSERTMKERLAAEIMDATNKTGGAAKKCDDTHKMAEANKAFAHFRY from the coding sequence ATGCCAAGAAGAGGCCAGATCGCTAAGCGTGACGTTCTGCCTGATCCGCTGTACAACTCTAAGCTTGTTACACGCCTGATCAACAACGTTATGTACGATGGTAAAAAAGGTGTCGCACAGAAGATCGTGTACGACGCTTTCGACATCATCAAAGAAAAGACGGGTAATGATCCCCTGGAAACTTTTGAAGCTGCCATGGAGAATGTTATGCCCGTACTGGAGGTTAAGGCTCGCCGTGTAGGCGGTGCGACCTACCAGGTACCGCTTGAGGTTCGTCCGGAACGGCGCCAGACCCTGGGTCTGCGCTGGATCACTCTCTATGCGCGTCAGCGTTCTGAGAGAACCATGAAGGAGCGCCTGGCAGCCGAGATTATGGATGCTACCAATAAGACCGGCGGCGCTGCCAAAAAGTGCGACGATACCCATAAGATGGCTGAGGCAAACAAGGCGTTTGCTCATTTCAGATATTAA
- the rpsL gene encoding 30S ribosomal protein S12, protein MPTFNQLVRTGRKTLEKKSKTPALLKGLNTKKNVMTDNNSPQKRGVCTAVKTATPKKPNSALRKIARVRLSNGIEVSAYIPGVGHNLQEHSVVMIRGGRVKDLPGVRYHIIRGTLDTQGVNGRMQGRSKYGAKRPKAAKK, encoded by the coding sequence TTGCCTACCTTTAACCAACTTGTAAGAACAGGTCGTAAGACGCTGGAGAAAAAGTCCAAAACACCGGCTCTGCTGAAGGGGCTGAACACCAAGAAGAATGTTATGACCGATAACAATTCTCCCCAGAAGCGCGGCGTTTGCACCGCAGTCAAGACTGCAACTCCGAAAAAGCCGAACTCTGCACTGCGTAAGATTGCCAGAGTGCGTCTGTCTAACGGCATTGAAGTGTCCGCTTACATTCCCGGCGTAGGTCACAACCTGCAGGAGCACTCTGTAGTTATGATCCGCGGCGGCCGTGTAAAGGATCTTCCCGGTGTGCGTTACCACATCATTCGCGGTACTCTTGATACCCAGGGCGTGAACGGCAGAATGCAGGGCCGCTCTAAGTACGGCGCCAAGAGACCGAAGGCTGCTAAGAAATAA
- the fusA gene encoding elongation factor G, translating to MPRKVSLEMTRNIGIMAHIDAGKTTTTERILYYTGINHKIGETHDGTATMDWMAQEQERGITITSAATTCFWKKHRINIIDTPGHVDFTVEVQRSLRVLDGSVTVLCAKGGVEPQSETVWRQADEYHVPRMIYVNKMDIMGADFYNVLDMVNDRFKCNALPIQLPIGAEDTFRGIVDLVNMDAEIYYDDLGNDVRREPIPEDMMELAQKYREQLIEHVAEMDDALMEKYFAGEELTVDEIKKTIRKSTIANKMVPITCGTSYRNKGVQPLLDAIVDYMPAPTDVESIKGVNPDTDEEEYRHSSDTEPFAALAFKIATDPFVGKICFFRVYSGTIDAGSPCYNSVKGHKERMGRILQMHSNHREDIPTCYAGDIAAAVGLKNTTTGDTLCDEDHPIVLESMNFPDPVIRVAIEPKTKAGQEKMGLGLAKLAEEDPTFKAYTDEETGQTIIAGMGELHLEIIVDRLMREFKVEANVGAPQVAYKETITKEAASDTKYKRQSGGSGQYGHCKIRIMPNIDPETGVGKGYEFVNQIVGGSIPKEYIPAVDAGIQGAMKSGILAGYNVVDVRVELYDGSYHEVDSSEMAFKIAGSMAFKDAAKKAGPIILEPMMKVVVIVPEEYMGDVIGDLNSRRGQIQGMEDRNGAKQINARVPLSEMFGYVNDLRSKTQGRGQYTMEPDGYEPVPKSISESIISERAKKD from the coding sequence ATGCCGAGAAAAGTATCTCTTGAAATGACAAGAAATATTGGTATCATGGCGCATATTGATGCTGGTAAAACCACCACCACCGAGCGTATCCTGTATTACACGGGTATTAACCATAAGATCGGTGAGACCCATGATGGTACAGCAACCATGGACTGGATGGCGCAGGAGCAGGAGCGCGGTATTACCATTACTTCCGCTGCTACCACTTGCTTCTGGAAGAAGCACAGAATCAATATCATCGATACCCCCGGGCATGTGGACTTCACCGTAGAGGTGCAGCGTTCCCTGCGTGTGTTGGACGGTTCCGTTACCGTTCTGTGCGCCAAGGGTGGCGTTGAGCCCCAGTCTGAGACCGTATGGCGTCAGGCTGACGAGTACCATGTACCGAGAATGATCTATGTCAATAAGATGGACATTATGGGCGCAGATTTCTACAATGTACTGGATATGGTCAATGACCGTTTCAAGTGCAATGCTCTGCCCATTCAGTTGCCCATCGGCGCGGAGGACACTTTCCGCGGGATTGTGGACCTGGTGAATATGGACGCCGAGATCTATTATGACGATCTGGGTAATGATGTTCGCCGTGAGCCCATTCCTGAGGATATGATGGAATTGGCGCAGAAGTACCGCGAGCAGCTCATCGAGCATGTCGCAGAGATGGACGACGCGCTGATGGAGAAGTATTTCGCCGGTGAAGAGTTGACTGTTGACGAGATCAAAAAGACCATCAGAAAATCTACCATTGCCAACAAGATGGTGCCCATCACCTGCGGTACTTCCTACCGTAACAAGGGTGTACAGCCCCTGCTGGACGCAATCGTAGATTATATGCCCGCCCCCACGGATGTTGAGTCCATTAAGGGCGTAAATCCGGACACGGACGAGGAGGAGTATCGTCACTCTTCCGACACAGAGCCTTTTGCTGCTCTGGCGTTCAAGATCGCTACCGACCCCTTCGTTGGTAAGATCTGCTTCTTCCGTGTATATTCCGGTACCATTGACGCAGGCTCTCCCTGCTACAACTCTGTAAAGGGTCATAAGGAGAGAATGGGTCGTATTCTGCAGATGCACTCCAATCACCGTGAGGATATTCCCACCTGCTACGCCGGCGACATCGCTGCTGCCGTAGGTCTGAAGAACACCACCACCGGTGATACCCTGTGTGACGAGGATCATCCCATTGTTCTGGAGTCCATGAACTTCCCGGATCCCGTGATCCGTGTTGCCATTGAGCCTAAGACCAAGGCCGGTCAGGAAAAGATGGGCCTGGGTCTTGCTAAGTTGGCAGAAGAGGACCCCACCTTTAAGGCTTACACCGATGAAGAGACAGGTCAGACCATCATCGCCGGCATGGGCGAGCTGCACTTGGAGATCATCGTTGACCGTCTGATGCGTGAGTTCAAGGTAGAGGCCAATGTTGGCGCTCCCCAGGTGGCTTACAAAGAGACCATCACCAAGGAAGCGGCTTCCGATACCAAGTATAAGCGTCAGTCCGGCGGTAGCGGCCAGTACGGTCACTGTAAGATCCGCATTATGCCCAACATTGATCCGGAGACCGGTGTCGGCAAGGGCTATGAATTCGTGAACCAGATTGTCGGCGGTTCCATCCCCAAGGAGTATATCCCTGCGGTAGACGCCGGTATTCAGGGCGCTATGAAGAGCGGTATTCTGGCAGGCTACAATGTGGTAGATGTTCGCGTAGAGCTGTACGACGGTTCTTACCACGAGGTTGACTCCTCTGAGATGGCCTTTAAGATCGCCGGTTCTATGGCATTTAAGGACGCTGCCAAGAAGGCCGGTCCCATCATTCTGGAGCCGATGATGAAGGTTGTTGTTATCGTTCCTGAGGAATACATGGGCGATGTAATCGGCGACCTGAACTCCCGCCGTGGCCAGATCCAGGGCATGGAGGACCGCAACGGTGCAAAGCAGATTAATGCTCGCGTACCGCTGTCTGAGATGTTTGGCTATGTAAACGACCTGCGTTCCAAGACCCAGGGCCGTGGCCAGTACACCATGGAGCCGGACGGCTATGAGCCTGTTCCCAAGTCCATTTCTGAGAGCATTATCAGCGAGCGCGCCAAAAAAGACTGA
- the rpoC gene encoding DNA-directed RNA polymerase subunit beta' has protein sequence MMENKENEFSSIKIGLASPEQIREWSYGEVTKPETINYRTLKPERDGLFCERIFGPMKDWECHCGKYKRVRYKGKVCERCGVEITRAKVRRERMGHIELAAPVSHIWYFKGIPSRLGLVLDLSPRYLEKVLYFALYIVTDPGDTPLEKMQILNEKEYAEMRERYEDDFEAGMGAEAIKKLLQDIDVKALRDELTEELETATGQKRVRLLKRLDVVNAFYQSGNKLEWMILDAIPVIPPDIRPMVQLDGGRFATSDLNDLYRRVINRNNRLKKLLELGAPDIIVRNEKRMLQESVDALIDNGRRGRPVTGPNNRPLKSLSDMLKGKQGRFRQNLLGKRVDYSGRSVIVVGPELKMHQCGLPKEMAIELFKPFVMKRLVETGVASNIKSARKMVERANNPAVWDSLEVVIKDHPVMLNRAPTLHRLGIQAFEPVLVEGRAIKLHPLACTAFNADFDGDQMAVHVPLSAEAQAEARMLMLAANNLLKPSDGKPVTVPTQDMVIGSYYLTMIKGGEPGCPTVEKDAQGNEYTRYNIYRDKDEAMMAYQEGSLGLHSECLIRFSKEVDGEVHEHLVKTTIGRVIFNAPVPQDLGFVDRSDPENEFVPEISFVVKKKQLGQIVEKCIRVHGVAVASKVLDALKAQGYKYSTISGTTVAVVDALIPEKKKEYLDEAEKRVDEITTNYNYGLITNEERSSAVIKAWEDCTNKVSHELTSNFDGAHNPIHMMVDSGARGSTSQLRQLAGMRGLIANTAGKTIEVPIRANYREGLNILEYFISSRGARKGLADTALRTADSGYLTRRLVDVSQDVIIRDQDCGCHDGIIVSKIMDGNRVLEPLEERLTGRFVVDPVIDPNSGEVLMEPDRMMTEEDAKRIVDAGIESVKIRSLITCKSHHGVCCKCYGANLAFNEPVQVGEAVGIIAAQSIGEPGTQLTMRTFHTGGVAGGADITQGLPRVEELFEARKPKQLAILSEIDGVVHFEEIKKSRHAIVTGEDGEEKKYLIPYGARLCEHIVEGAHVKKGEELTLGAVNPHDVLAILGEEAVYNYLIKEVQFAYRTQGVDINDKHIEVIVRQMLKKCTVDDAGDTDLVSGTMVDVAQVDEANEAIDKRIALGETTLKHATYIPILMGITKASLATDSFLSAASFQETTRVLTDAAIKGKVDPLIGLKENVIIGKLVPAGTGMQVFDKVDVVPSYFSAEGSEEILNLEQLQELLTNSMSE, from the coding sequence ATGATGGAGAATAAAGAAAACGAATTCAGCTCGATCAAAATCGGTCTGGCGTCTCCCGAGCAGATTCGGGAGTGGTCCTACGGCGAGGTCACCAAGCCGGAGACCATTAATTACAGAACGCTGAAGCCGGAGCGGGACGGTTTGTTCTGCGAGCGCATTTTCGGCCCCATGAAGGACTGGGAGTGCCACTGCGGCAAATATAAGAGAGTACGCTATAAGGGCAAGGTCTGCGAGCGCTGCGGCGTAGAGATCACCCGGGCCAAGGTGCGCCGTGAGCGTATGGGTCATATTGAACTGGCGGCTCCCGTGTCTCACATTTGGTATTTTAAGGGCATTCCCAGCCGCCTTGGGCTGGTACTGGATCTGAGCCCCCGTTATTTGGAGAAGGTGCTGTACTTTGCACTGTATATCGTAACGGATCCCGGCGACACCCCGCTGGAGAAAATGCAGATCCTGAACGAAAAAGAATATGCAGAAATGCGCGAGCGCTATGAGGACGACTTTGAGGCCGGCATGGGCGCCGAGGCCATCAAAAAGCTGCTGCAAGACATTGATGTGAAAGCCCTGCGGGATGAGCTGACCGAGGAGCTGGAGACTGCTACCGGTCAAAAGCGTGTGCGTCTGCTCAAGCGCCTGGATGTGGTCAATGCATTCTATCAGAGCGGCAATAAGCTGGAGTGGATGATCCTGGATGCCATCCCGGTAATCCCCCCGGATATTCGCCCCATGGTTCAGCTGGACGGCGGCCGTTTTGCCACCTCTGATCTGAACGACCTGTATCGCCGCGTTATCAACCGAAACAACCGTCTGAAGAAGCTGCTGGAGTTGGGCGCACCGGATATTATCGTGCGCAACGAAAAGCGTATGCTCCAGGAGTCTGTGGACGCCCTGATCGACAACGGCCGCCGCGGCCGTCCGGTCACCGGTCCCAACAACCGTCCGCTGAAGTCCCTGTCCGATATGCTGAAAGGTAAGCAGGGTCGCTTCCGTCAGAACCTGCTGGGTAAGCGTGTTGACTACTCCGGCCGTTCCGTAATCGTGGTTGGTCCGGAATTGAAGATGCACCAGTGCGGTCTGCCGAAGGAAATGGCGATCGAGCTGTTTAAGCCCTTTGTGATGAAGCGGCTGGTAGAGACCGGCGTGGCCTCTAACATTAAATCTGCCCGTAAGATGGTGGAGCGTGCCAACAACCCGGCCGTTTGGGACTCTCTGGAAGTGGTCATTAAGGATCACCCGGTGATGCTTAACCGTGCACCTACCCTGCACCGTTTGGGTATTCAGGCCTTTGAGCCGGTGCTGGTAGAGGGTCGCGCAATTAAGTTGCACCCGCTGGCTTGTACCGCATTTAACGCAGACTTCGACGGCGACCAGATGGCTGTGCACGTGCCCCTTTCTGCAGAGGCACAGGCAGAGGCCAGAATGTTGATGCTGGCTGCTAACAACCTGCTGAAACCCTCTGACGGTAAGCCGGTGACCGTGCCTACCCAGGATATGGTGATCGGTTCCTATTACCTGACCATGATTAAGGGCGGCGAGCCGGGCTGCCCCACGGTGGAGAAAGACGCCCAGGGCAACGAATATACCCGCTATAATATTTACAGAGATAAGGACGAGGCCATGATGGCCTACCAGGAAGGCTCTTTGGGCTTGCACTCCGAGTGCCTGATCCGCTTCTCCAAGGAAGTGGACGGGGAAGTGCACGAGCACCTGGTTAAGACGACCATCGGTCGTGTGATCTTTAACGCCCCGGTGCCTCAGGACCTGGGTTTTGTGGATCGTTCCGATCCGGAGAATGAGTTTGTACCGGAGATCAGCTTTGTTGTAAAGAAGAAGCAGCTGGGCCAAATCGTCGAGAAGTGCATTCGCGTGCACGGCGTTGCCGTGGCATCCAAGGTGCTGGACGCTTTGAAGGCGCAGGGCTATAAGTATTCCACCATTTCCGGCACCACCGTAGCCGTTGTGGACGCCCTGATCCCGGAGAAGAAGAAGGAGTACCTGGACGAGGCCGAGAAGCGGGTGGACGAGATTACCACCAACTACAACTACGGCCTGATTACCAACGAGGAGCGTTCGTCCGCCGTTATCAAGGCTTGGGAGGACTGCACCAACAAGGTATCCCACGAGCTGACCAGTAACTTTGACGGCGCCCATAACCCCATTCACATGATGGTAGACTCCGGTGCCCGTGGTAGTACCTCTCAGCTGCGTCAGCTGGCCGGTATGCGTGGTTTGATCGCCAATACCGCCGGTAAGACCATTGAGGTTCCCATTCGTGCCAACTACCGTGAGGGTCTGAATATTCTGGAGTACTTCATTTCCTCCCGTGGTGCCCGTAAAGGTTTGGCCGATACCGCACTGCGTACCGCAGACTCCGGTTACTTGACCCGCCGTCTGGTAGATGTATCCCAGGATGTAATCATTCGCGACCAGGATTGCGGCTGCCACGATGGTATTATCGTAAGCAAGATCATGGACGGCAACCGTGTACTGGAGCCGTTGGAGGAGCGCCTTACCGGTCGTTTCGTTGTAGACCCGGTGATCGATCCTAACTCCGGCGAAGTGCTGATGGAGCCGGATCGTATGATGACAGAGGAAGACGCCAAGCGTATTGTGGACGCCGGTATCGAGTCCGTAAAGATCCGTTCTCTGATCACCTGTAAGTCCCACCACGGCGTGTGCTGCAAGTGCTACGGCGCCAACCTGGCCTTTAACGAGCCGGTTCAGGTAGGTGAGGCCGTGGGTATCATCGCCGCCCAGTCCATCGGTGAGCCGGGTACACAGTTGACCATGCGTACCTTCCATACCGGCGGTGTTGCCGGTGGTGCCGATATTACACAGGGTCTGCCCCGTGTAGAGGAGCTGTTCGAGGCCAGAAAACCCAAGCAGCTGGCCATTCTGTCTGAGATCGACGGTGTGGTTCATTTTGAGGAGATCAAGAAGAGCCGTCACGCCATTGTGACCGGCGAGGACGGGGAAGAGAAGAAGTATCTGATCCCTTACGGTGCCCGTCTGTGCGAGCACATTGTTGAGGGTGCCCATGTGAAGAAGGGCGAGGAGCTGACGCTCGGCGCCGTGAACCCCCACGATGTTTTGGCTATCTTGGGCGAAGAGGCTGTTTATAACTACCTAATTAAGGAAGTACAGTTCGCTTACCGTACCCAGGGTGTTGATATTAACGACAAGCACATTGAGGTTATCGTTCGTCAGATGCTTAAGAAGTGCACCGTGGACGATGCCGGCGATACCGATCTGGTGTCCGGCACCATGGTGGATGTGGCCCAGGTAGACGAGGCCAATGAGGCCATTGACAAGCGGATCGCTTTGGGCGAGACCACTTTGAAGCACGCCACTTATATCCCGATTCTGATGGGTATTACCAAGGCGTCCTTGGCCACCGACTCCTTCCTGTCCGCCGCCTCCTTCCAGGAGACCACCCGCGTGCTCACCGATGCTGCCATCAAGGGCAAGGTGGATCCGCTGATCGGTCTGAAGGAAAATGTAATCATCGGTAAGCTGGTGCCCGCCGGTACCGGTATGCAGGTGTTTGATAAGGTGGATGTGGTGCCCAGCTATTTCTCCGCTGAGGGCAGCGAGGAAATTTTGAACCTGGAACAGCTGCAAGAGCTCTTGACAAACAGTATGTCCGAGTGA
- the rpoB gene encoding DNA-directed RNA polymerase subunit beta produces MLNVKDVQLGTTTRKSFAKINEVMQMPNLIEVQKKSYQWFLDEGLEEVFRDIGSITDYTGNLVLDFIDYTMDEDPKYTIAQCKARDVTYAKPLKVRARLQNKETGEVKENIIFMGDFPLMTDAGTFVINGAERCIVSQLVRSPGVYYHMDHDKTGKELYTNTVIPNRGAWLEYETDANDLFYVRIDKNRKIFITTFLRALGLGLDHEIIDYFGEDERLVATIEKDTTKNQEEALLEVYKRLRPGEPPTLETAQAHLDGLFFDPHRYDLSRVGRYKYNKKLGMADRLNGQILAEPVISPQGEFLADAGEKIDKIKAMEIEDAGVMFAFVDVDGNKVKVVSNGMVDIKKYVDFDCTPLGIREKVSYAVLAEILEKCGDDEEALKEEIRIKQDDLVPKHITTDDIFATVSYLCNLACGVGTTDDIDHLGNRRIRAVGELLQNQFRIGFTRMERVIRERMTLQAQDDEDAITPQALINIRPVVAAIREFFGSSPLSQFMDQNNPLAELTHKRRLSALGPGGLSRDRAGFEVRDVHYTHYGRMCPIETPEGPNIGLISYLACYSRLNEYGFIEAPYRKVDKETGVVTDEVVYMTADVEDEFVVAQANEPLDEEGHFTNRRVTCRHRDEFLTLPPERVDYMDVSPKMVVSVATAMIPFLENDDANRALMGANMQRQAVPLLKTEAPVVGTGMEYKAAYDSGVVVIAKRGGTVCAVDARTIDIKTASGEIDHYELVKFCGSNQGTCINQRPIVSLHQQVEDGQVIADGPATCNGEVSLGKNALIGFMTWEGYNYEDAVLINEKIVRDDVYTSIHIEEHEVESRDTKLGPEEITRDIPNVGEDALKDLDEDGIIRIGAEVHSGDILVGKVTPKGETELTAEERLLRAIFGEKAREVRDTSMRVPHGEYGIVVDVKVFTRANSDEMSPGVNKVVRVYIAQKRKIQAGDKMAGRHGNKGVVSRVLPQEDMPFLPDGRPLDIVLNPLGVPSRMNIGQVLEVHLGYAAMALGWKMMTPVFDGAHEDDIRECLKLAGLREDGKTTLTDGRTGEKFDNPVTVGYMYYLKLHHLVDDKIHARSTGPYSLVTQQPLGGKAQFGGQRFGEMEVWALEAYGAAYTLQEIMTVKSDDVVGRVKAYEAIVKGENIPKAGTPESFKVLFKELQALGLDTRVYDANGEEVELKQDLDDGTGIQPIDDKAFTTVNDFDEGSEGFGIENAEEAGEEAGADAADSFADLFANALDDDSDDGADA; encoded by the coding sequence ATGTTGAACGTGAAAGACGTGCAGCTCGGCACCACAACACGAAAGAGTTTTGCAAAGATCAATGAAGTGATGCAAATGCCCAACCTCATTGAAGTGCAGAAGAAATCGTACCAGTGGTTCCTGGATGAAGGTTTGGAAGAGGTGTTCCGCGACATTGGTTCCATCACGGATTATACAGGCAATCTGGTGCTGGACTTTATCGACTACACCATGGACGAGGACCCCAAGTACACCATTGCCCAGTGTAAGGCAAGGGATGTGACTTACGCCAAACCGCTGAAGGTCCGTGCCCGCTTGCAGAACAAAGAGACCGGTGAGGTGAAGGAGAACATCATCTTCATGGGCGACTTCCCGCTGATGACGGATGCCGGCACTTTTGTAATCAACGGTGCAGAGCGCTGCATTGTGTCCCAGTTGGTGCGTTCCCCCGGCGTGTATTACCACATGGACCATGACAAGACCGGTAAGGAGTTGTATACCAACACCGTGATCCCCAACCGGGGCGCATGGCTGGAGTATGAGACGGACGCCAACGACCTGTTCTATGTGCGCATTGATAAGAACCGCAAGATCTTTATCACCACTTTCCTGCGTGCGTTGGGTCTGGGTCTTGATCATGAGATCATTGACTATTTCGGTGAGGATGAGCGCCTGGTGGCCACCATTGAGAAGGACACCACCAAGAACCAGGAGGAGGCACTCCTGGAGGTGTACAAGCGCCTACGTCCCGGCGAGCCGCCCACTTTGGAGACGGCACAGGCTCACTTGGACGGCCTGTTCTTTGACCCGCACCGGTACGATCTGTCCCGAGTGGGTCGCTACAAGTATAACAAAAAGCTGGGTATGGCTGACCGCCTGAACGGCCAGATCCTGGCAGAACCGGTGATCTCTCCCCAGGGTGAGTTCCTGGCAGACGCCGGTGAGAAGATCGACAAGATCAAGGCCATGGAGATCGAGGATGCAGGTGTTATGTTTGCATTTGTCGATGTGGACGGCAACAAGGTAAAAGTTGTGTCCAACGGCATGGTCGATATCAAGAAATATGTGGACTTTGACTGCACCCCTCTGGGTATTCGTGAAAAGGTCAGCTATGCTGTGCTGGCAGAGATCCTGGAGAAGTGCGGCGATGATGAAGAGGCACTGAAAGAGGAGATCCGCATTAAGCAGGACGACCTGGTGCCCAAGCACATTACCACAGACGATATTTTTGCTACCGTGTCTTATCTCTGCAACCTGGCTTGCGGTGTAGGCACCACAGACGACATTGACCACCTGGGCAATCGTCGTATCCGCGCGGTAGGCGAGTTGCTGCAAAACCAGTTCCGTATCGGCTTTACCCGTATGGAGCGCGTGATTCGTGAGCGTATGACCTTGCAGGCACAGGACGACGAGGACGCCATTACCCCCCAGGCACTGATTAACATTCGCCCGGTGGTGGCTGCTATCCGTGAGTTCTTCGGTTCCTCTCCGTTGTCCCAGTTTATGGACCAGAACAACCCCTTGGCGGAGCTGACTCATAAGCGCCGTCTGTCCGCACTGGGCCCCGGCGGTCTGTCCCGTGACCGCGCCGGGTTTGAGGTGCGAGATGTACACTATACCCATTACGGCAGAATGTGCCCCATTGAGACTCCAGAAGGACCCAACATCGGCCTGATCTCTTATCTGGCTTGCTATAGCCGGCTGAATGAGTACGGCTTCATTGAGGCACCGTACCGTAAGGTGGACAAAGAGACCGGTGTGGTCACCGATGAGGTGGTCTACATGACCGCCGATGTGGAGGACGAGTTCGTTGTGGCCCAGGCCAATGAGCCCCTGGACGAGGAAGGTCACTTCACCAACCGCCGCGTTACCTGCCGCCATCGGGACGAGTTCCTGACCCTGCCCCCGGAGCGAGTGGATTACATGGATGTATCCCCCAAGATGGTTGTATCCGTAGCTACGGCTATGATCCCGTTTTTGGAGAACGACGACGCCAACCGCGCACTGATGGGCGCCAACATGCAGCGCCAGGCTGTGCCGCTGCTGAAGACCGAGGCCCCGGTAGTGGGTACCGGTATGGAGTATAAGGCAGCTTACGACTCCGGCGTGGTGGTCATTGCCAAGCGTGGCGGCACCGTGTGCGCCGTAGACGCGCGTACCATTGATATTAAGACCGCTTCCGGTGAGATCGACCATTACGAGTTGGTAAAGTTCTGCGGCTCCAACCAGGGCACCTGTATCAACCAGCGGCCCATCGTCTCCCTGCACCAGCAGGTAGAGGACGGCCAGGTGATCGCCGACGGTCCCGCTACCTGCAATGGTGAGGTTTCTCTGGGTAAGAACGCCCTGATCGGCTTTATGACCTGGGAAGGCTACAACTACGAGGACGCCGTATTGATCAACGAGAAGATCGTGCGGGACGATGTTTATACTTCCATTCACATTGAGGAGCACGAGGTGGAGTCCAGAGACACCAAGCTGGGTCCGGAGGAGATCACCCGCGATATTCCCAATGTGGGCGAGGACGCGCTGAAGGATCTGGACGAGGACGGTATTATCCGCATCGGCGCCGAGGTACACAGCGGTGATATTTTGGTGGGTAAAGTGACCCCCAAGGGCGAGACGGAGCTGACCGCAGAGGAGCGGCTGCTGCGTGCCATCTTCGGTGAGAAGGCCCGCGAGGTGCGTGACACCTCCATGCGTGTGCCCCATGGCGAGTATGGTATTGTGGTGGATGTTAAGGTGTTCACCCGTGCCAACAGCGATGAAATGAGCCCCGGCGTGAACAAAGTGGTTCGCGTTTATATCGCCCAGAAGCGTAAGATCCAGGCCGGTGATAAGATGGCCGGTCGTCACGGTAACAAGGGCGTTGTGTCCCGGGTACTGCCCCAGGAGGATATGCCGTTCCTGCCGGACGGTCGCCCGTTGGATATTGTATTGAACCCCTTGGGCGTACCTTCTCGTATGAACATCGGGCAGGTGCTGGAGGTGCATCTGGGCTATGCCGCCATGGCACTGGGCTGGAAGATGATGACCCCCGTATTTGACGGTGCTCATGAGGACGACATTCGTGAGTGCCTGAAATTGGCCGGCCTGCGTGAGGACGGTAAGACTACCCTGACCGACGGCCGTACAGGCGAAAAGTTTGATAACCCGGTGACCGTGGGCTACATGTATTACCTGAAGCTCCATCACCTGGTGGATGATAAGATCCATGCCCGTTCCACCGGTCCTTACAGCCTGGTCACCCAGCAGCCTTTGGGTGGTAAAGCCCAGTTCGGCGGCCAGCGTTTCGGTGAGATGGAGGTTTGGGCACTGGAGGCATACGGCGCTGCTTACACCCTGCAAGAGATCATGACGGTGAAGTCCGATGATGTTGTGGGTCGTGTGAAGGCTTATGAGGCCATTGTTAAGGGCGAGAATATCCCCAAGGCAGGCACGCCGGAATCCTTCAAGGTTCTGTTTAAGGAGCTGCAGGCACTGGGTCTGGATACTCGTGTGTATGACGCCAACGGCGAGGAAGTAGAGCTCAAGCAGGATCTGGACGATGGCACCGGTATTCAGCCTATTGATGACAAGGCGTTCACCACCGTCAATGACTTTGACGAGGGCAGCGAGGGCTTTGGCATTGAGAATGCGGAAGAAGCCGGCGAGGAAGCAGGCGCAGACGCAGCGGATTCGTTTGCAGATTTGTTTGCAAACGCCCTGGACGACGATTCGGACGATGGGGCCGATGCGTAA